Within Candidatus Methanomethylicota archaeon, the genomic segment AATCTATCTACACTTCCTAGCACCATTCACAGGCATTATATTATGGGCCACTATGGGATTAGCATTCCTAAGACTACTCAAACATTAAAATAGACTCGGCAACCCCAATTTAAGTGACGGTTGAAGAGCAGCAGCAATTTAAGGAGGCCCCCAATGTTCTCTCCACCTACTTGTTAAGCCTTCATGGAGCCTAGTTCGGGAAGTTGTAGCATAGTTGTTTAAAGAGCTCTATGCCTATTAACTTGTAGAAGTCGTATTTCATTCCAACATACAATTCCAGCAAATATCTCCATTAATTAATTAACATTATTATGAGAGAAATATTTTTGAGTTTTTAAGGCTAATTTCACGAATGTTAGCATGGATGGAACTTCCCATAAAGGTCCCACTACTGTTGCTAAGGCCGCTCCGGAACCTGCGCCAAATACCACTGTGGCGGTGGCTATTGCAACTTCAAATTGAGTGCTTGAGCTTATGAAAGCTATTGTTACAGCGTCTTTATAGCTGAATTTTAGAAGCCAAGGTATTACGTAGAAAAGTGTGGCCATTGTAAAGAAGTGTATTAGTAATGGTACGGAGATTAATCCTACAATGAAGGGTTCATTGGCGATTATTTCCCCCTTCAAGGAGAAGAGTATTATGATTGTTGTAAGCAATGCCAAAGCTGCAATGTTCCCTATCAGTAGACGAAATCTGTTATTGAACCATTTCTCTCCTCTCCTCATAATGAGAGCTTTCCTTGACATTTGCCCAACTATTAAGGGTAACCCAACAAAGAGAATAACGCTTTCCGCTATTGGGGTTATTGGAACAGGAATACCTCCAACTCCAAGGTAGAAGGCTGCCAGAGGCGCATAAAGTATGAGGGTTGATAAAGCGTTTATCGCAGTTATCACGACGCCTTTAGCTACATCGCCATTCGCCAAAAGAATCCAAAATAGAACCATACCCGTGCATGGGGCTATCCCAAGCAGGATAACACCCGCTGTATATTCTGAATAGCTGCTTAGAAATAGGC encodes:
- the arsB gene encoding ACR3 family arsenite efflux transporter, giving the protein MSESRVTLGLFEKYLTLWVILSMIVGFLLGKFLPEISSWIESLQVGDISIPMGVCLFLLMYPTMVNIEFGEIVKAAKSPKPVILTLIGNWVVAPALMALLARLFLSSYSEYTAGVILLGIAPCTGMVLFWILLANGDVAKGVVITAINALSTLILYAPLAAFYLGVGGIPVPITPIAESVILFVGLPLIVGQMSRKALIMRRGEKWFNNRFRLLIGNIAALALLTTIIILFSLKGEIIANEPFIVGLISVPLLIHFFTMATLFYVIPWLLKFSYKDAVTIAFISSSTQFEVAIATATVVFGAGSGAALATVVGPLWEVPSMLTFVKLALKTQKYFSHNNVN